The window TTTACAATGAGATCTATGGAGCCCCTATCTTCGATGTTTATGACGATGAAGAGAAAATTGCAGTAACTTGTTCTAAAGTCTTTGAGAACCAAAGtgttcttctcctttgttcttgATAACATTGATTGTCCTAAATTGGGACCTatcatttggtatcagagcagttaCTCTTGGCTTTGAAGAGGGACCATTCTATCACAAACCCTTCTGCTAAAGTCAAAGGGACCATGAAATGGTTTACAGTGCGTGATATTAATATAGTTCTTAGATCTAAAAAGGCTATAATAGTATCAGTAAACTGAAACCTAAACACTTGCACAACACCAAACTTAATCAGGCTCAAATGTCAGATCTAATTCATTGGTTTTGAGAGGCTACGGACTTAAAAACAGAAGTGttgcaaaacataaaacattattatttgactaaaaaaactccataaattaaaaacatgacTAACCTCCAGAGCATGATTCCGCTGTTGAGAAGGATCACCTCCCTAGAAACAAGAGCTGAGAAATATTAGATTGAACCAATCACTCTCAGTAAGCAATTTCGAGACATAACACTAACACccaacaacctagaaaacaaacaCACTTGAGACTTGCGATGACAACAAAACAGCAGAGAAAGTGTCAAGTCACTCACAAGAGCCAGATTAGAGtgagtaaaagagagaaagactCACAGAGAAAACTTTAAGCAATGGACAtagaaaagacaagaagctcGATGACTTGCTGCTCGTAGTCGACGCTTCATCCGTTTTCGCCTCTGATTTCACATAAAGTCTTCCCCTTTCACAAACCCATTTCCCGTTTCTTGAAATTCTCTTCGAGAATCGTTGAGAATGAAACGTGGATGATGGAAACGACGCAATCGGAAAACAGAGAGTGCTGTTAGCCACCGATGATGTTAGCATTGGATTACGCAGAAAACCTAATTCGATAGTGAAGAAAGGAGAACGATCGATTCACAGAGACACAAAAGTTTGGCGCTTAGTTTTGACTGGTAACAACAACACTgtcgacgacgacgacgacgacgacgatgactCTTGGGGAAAATGTTAACCTTGGTTCtgaaatttacatatttacCCTCAGATATTATAAAAGTGCCTTGAACTTAAAGGGCAAACAAGTAAATACcactttcatcttctctctcacacaGAGTCACAGTCACAGAGCACATCGGTTTGTTTCACATACATACACTGTCGAACAAGGCGACGGCGACCCGAGAAATCGAGTTTCCTGGGAACAAGGGCAGTCATCTCAGGCACAAATTTGGGGTCACCTTGTTCTATTGAAGAAGAGATGCAGCTTTAgtggttaaaaaaaaacctttgatgGATTGGGGTTGCATCTCGTATGTATGTGTGAGAGGTGTTGCTTTTGGTTGATCACTTAGCAATTGAGGAATAAAGCAAGACGATTTATCAAAATTGGACCCAAGTGGCTCTTAAAAATTGAGTCtttattgtgtgtttttcttgtcaTGAGAATCTGATTTTTATAGGTCAATTGTTTAAAGCTATGGTGGTACAGTTTTGAATTAATGTATACCATAAGCTATATAGCTTACGTAGTTGGCTTGTTTGTATATGACAACAATGATGCACCATCTCTTTGCATTTTGACTGGACAAAGCTTCTATCTTCATATTAACTTGCACAACTAAACACGATTGCTAAATATGCACACTTGTTTGCATCCACAAACCACAAATAATGTGTGTGTGAGACAGAGAAAACAGGACTTGTCATGTACAAGGACCACACTACATATAGTAACAGATCATACTACCATAAGCATAGCTGTGGCATTGCCTTGCTAATATATCTGTAAGAGTATTGTCTATTGCAGCGCTGAATTGAATAGTAGAGCCGATGATTATCATGGTCGATCTTCGTTCTTCCAGTTCAGGTAAtgctcttttcttgttttggtgttAGCAAAGTTGCATCCATGTCTTCTTCTACTTTGCACCTGTTctgttgttatttttctttgttgctgATTTCTCAAGTCGTGATTTCCTTACAGCTTCTTGGATTTGCCTCTCATGGTCTTTCAGAATGTCCTCAATGTTTCCACCGGGAGGCATTAGTGGACCTGAACAGTGCATTCTGTTCTTCTTGCGTACGTATGTCTGAAACCACAGGTGAAAACATCTTAGGGTTCGTAATCTAATACTATAACCAATATGTTGAAACTATCATGTTCCAAGTGATTTGTTACCGTTGTGGGTTCTAAGGATACATCCTCTTTATGTGAAGGAGACAAGTATCTCCCAGCCATGGGCACGTTGCTAGATCGGGTAGCCTTCAGCTCAACAACGTTGTGCCTAGAGCTATCATTTTTACTCCATGTTGCTGCTATGTTTGGATGAATCATTGAATTGGTATGAGAAAAGCCTTTGTCTCTGTCGCCTCTTCCCATCTCTCCCCTCAAGCCGGTTCTACTGTCTTCCTGAGGATTATACCTCCGGTTGGTGATTGTATCTTTTGCCTGCCCTGAAGCAACGAACTCCGGTGTTGTAGCGGTACTCTTGAAGTCTCTCGAACCTCGTCTCACAGATTCAGGTCCACGACCCTTCACAGTTTCAGCCTTTTTCCTGAATTTATATAGAGAGTATGTTTAGGAATTCACATGAATCATTTTGTGGTTATCTAGTGCAAGAATACTTATTTAAGGAGCCTTTCTCACACACCTTCTTGCTTCTTCATCACGGACCTTTGCATCAAGTTCCTTGCTTGGAGGATACTTGGGCAAACTTGATACATCACAAGGGAGTGGTTCCGTTGTGAAgaactagagaaaaaaaaaacgaagaaagaaTTCAGTTTGCATTGAGGAGGCAAATGAAGAACTGCTAGATAAAGGAAATACAAAGCTACCTTGCTACTTAGTGTCGAAGAAGCTGTGCCCCGCATCTCTGGTTCCAAGGATAGAAGCTTGTCAACAAGAGCTAAAGCTGACGGTGGTAAATTCTTGAAAGTCTCTAGAAGGACACGCTTATAAGGTTGTTGTGGCTTGAAACTTGTGGCAAGTGGTAGCTTTGTCTTTTGCCAGTAATCATTGCATGGTGAACCACACAACTTGAAGATCTTATGCATTTGCTCCACCTAAGAGACATTGTCAAAGATATATTGCTTGAATCAATAAAGTATGCTGAATGGTCATGGATTCAAAGAACTGTACAGAGGTAATTTACCTCTGTTCTTCCCGGCATGATAGGTTTCCCTAAAAACAGTTCTGTAAGAATGCAACCAACACTCCACAGATCTATCCCGGGTCCATATTCTGTAGCTCCCAGTAGAAGCTCAGGGGCCCTGTACCACAAGGTTACTACACGGCTCGTTAAGGGTTGATCTTGTTCTGGATGATAGAAGTTCGCCAGACCTAAATCTCCAATCTTGAGAACTCCATCATTGTTTACCAAGAGATTTGAACCTTTAATGTCGCGGTGGAGGATTCCACGGCTGTGGCAGTGTTCAAGCCCACTAAGCAGTTGTTTCATGTAACATTTGATCTGCAAGAAGTAACAAGAAATAAGTTTTGTCTCCATGATTCTTTGGTTACCTTTTTGTTATAATCAAATCCTTGAACGTACTTGGGATTCAGTGAATTTTACACCGGGTCTAAGAGCGAGTCCCGAGAGGTCATGCTCCATGTACTCAAACACAAGGTACAAGCTACCAGAAAGTTTTGAGGTCACAAGACACTCAAGCTTCATAACGTTTGGATGGTCAAGTTTGCGCAAGATGTGGATTTCTCTGGCCATGAATCTCACGCTTTCCGGATCCATATTAACGAACCTGACCTTCTTCATGGCTACCATTTTACCAGTCTCAAGGTCCCGGGCTCTGTACACACTGCTGTAAGTCCCTTGTCCAATCTGCAAAAAGACAGTGTTCACATAATGATCAGCCCAAGGAGCCAACACAACAGaaacatacatatatcaatCAAGAAACTGCAAATTATatggaaacagagagagaaaagggaACTAACTTTGTCCAGCTTCTCAAAAGACTCTGCACCTCGTGGAACCCAACCCTTGATGGCTTCACCTGCAACAGAGGTTAACCAAGAAGGCCATCCAGCTGCAATGAGCTCTGCCTCGGGGCTCTGTGGAACAACTGTGGAGATACTAAACGGTTGAAACATATtgaatcctcctcctcctcctcctcttccaatATCTGCAGTTGAAGATCTCCTGTGACACCTCGTAGGTCTCTCAACAATTACAGTTTTACCATCACTGTCGTCTACAGGAACAATCAATCCGCTGGCTCTACCGGATGGTTTATGCGCCAACCCTTCATTTTTGCGTCTACCAGAGCTTTCGTCCCCCGATTTAAGTGAAAACTCATCTTTGTTGGAAGTTACAGGTGCGGTCAACTGAACTGAGGACGTTTTGTCCCAATTCTCTTTAGGTTTCTCATATTGGTcattaacttcttcttctgcagtTCCTTTAGAGCAAATGCATCCCATAATACTTCAGGCTGATTCTTCACCTATCCGCATCAAGAACAAATATATCATGAATGGTCCCCAAGCCCCAAAATCCCAGGAACCTCAGGTTTTATCAAAATGAAGATGATCGATGATCAAAATGTTTAGTAGCCTAAATTATGCAATTGTACATCTCTTCAACCCACCAGAGATCTTTTGATCTTATATGATCCCAAATGAATGAGAAGGATCTTATACAAAACCTTTAAAGTATGTaaattcagaaaagaaaatcacaGAAAAGAAGTCTTGTGAATcaagaaacaagagagattgatgatgttttggtttattttttttccgttATCTCCACTGCAAGATGAACAAAacgttgttaatttgttttcttgcagCAAACTGTTCGTCGATAACGGAAAATACggggagagaatgagagagagagagagagaaataacgAACAGAGTGTTTGTTAATTctgatttggaaatttttaggaATGAGGAGAGAGAtggatttggtttttgtatCACCGGAAAATATGGAGAAGCCCTAGATTCTCTAGACAAAGACAACAACTCacaatatatatctctttttctatttttggatctGTGTATTTTCGTTAGGAAACAGACTAACGAAATTTGCATGAAGTGATGAAAATTTGATCCCAACggtttaaaaaaagaaagacatgaaGTAGTTTGTGTTATGTTGTTGTTACGACAATGACCCACGTAGGATGTTTTCTGTCGGAGATCGTGGGTCCCACTTGTTCTATCTTTCCATATCTatctagagaagaagaacattATCCCAAAGACTCTTCTAATTAAAGTTCAAGTCTCCCACAAAGTATTTTTAGCTAGCATATGAAAAGCTCTGCATTGACCACGACGTCGTAGactaaaatattagaaattaaataaatgcatGTTGCATAATGATAAGAGATTGCATAAAGATATCGATATCAACtaaattttatgtttctttaacaTTAAGGTAGTTGTTCTTTTTTAAACTTCAACTCGATAAACAAGTATGTATACGTggttaactaatttaaaaatgtaaagattATAAAATTCGTTGGGTCTTGAAGCTCATGctttatattttgtatactGTATACATTTAGGCACAGCCTTGCCGCCTTAGGCGCGTCTCTCGTTTGCTTCATCTACAAAGATTTCAAGAGAACTATAAGCTATGATTTATATGATCAAGTTTCTTGTTGCACGAAAGATTAACTATGTAGCTCGTTTAAATGCTATACTTCTCCATTAACTATATATTAGCTAAGTTAACATCTTTTGTTTCTCCGAATAGGGAAAGGCAACTTGGCCAGGGTCCAAGTCCAAGTCCACGTCCAACACACGTCTTCACCTCCTATGCTGGAAGCCCATCAATCCACAAGATCGCTTAGTTAAAGACAAATTAGAATTGGCCGAGAACCATAGCAACCTCTAGTTAATCACTTTggttttggatattggtttctTGGTCTTGTAATTAACCAAACCACCCACTAAAATGAAAGTGACGTTCAAATGGAGGTGTGCATGTGCTATACGTACCAAGAACCAATATCAGAATCTATATTCCAAATGGAGATGTGCACGTTCCACGAACTTATTGAACCAGGATATAGAAAACATCCAAACCGGATTAAATCGGAACTGGAGCTTCACGGTTTTATCTTTATGTAAAAGTCTAGACAATATAATAAACTCAAAGACGTCAAATGAACAAGCACGTGGCTTTGTACCTCTATCTGCATGCAGCCATGTTGTTCACCATCCATCACTATGCGTCAAAATCCGCCCCACAaatttaatttctctcttttctcataaTACANGGGGCTCTGTGGAACAACTGTGGAGATACTAAACGGTTGAAACATATtgaatcctcctcctcctcctcctcttccaatATCTGCAGTTGAAGATCTCCTGTGACACCTCGTAGGTCTCTCAACAATTACAGTTTTACCATCACTGTCGTCTACAGGAACAATCAATCCGCTGGCTCTACCGGATGGTTTATGCGCCAACCCTTCATTTTTGCGTCTACCAGAGCTTTCGTCCCCCGATTTAAGTGAAAACTCATCTTTGTTGGAAGTTACAGGTGCGGTCAACTGAACTGAGGACGTTTTGTCCCAATTCTCTTTAGGTTTCTCATATTGGTcattaacttcttcttctgcagtTCCTTTAGAGCAAATGCATCCCATAATACTTCAGGCTGATTCTTCACCTATCCGCATCAAGAACAAATATATCATGAATGGTCCCCAAGCCCCAAAATCCCAGGAACCTCAGGTTTTATCAAAATGAAGATGATCGATGATCAAAATGTTTAGTAGCCTAAATTATGCAATTGTACATCTCTTCAACCCACCAGAGATCTTTTGATCTTATATGATCCCAAATGAATGAGAAGGATCTTATACAAAACCTTTAAAGTATGTaaattcagaaaagaaaatcacaGAAAAGAAGTCTTGTGAATcaagaaacaagagagattgatgatgttttggtttattttttttccgttATCTCCACTGCAAGATGAACAAAacgttgttaatttgttttcttgcagCAAACTGTTCGTCGATAACGGAAAATACggggagagaatgagagagagagagagagaaataacgAACAGAGTGTTTGTTAATTctgatttggaaatttttaggaATGAGGAGAGAGAtggatttggtttttgtatCACCGGAAAATATGGAGAAGCCCTAGATTCTCTAGACAAAGACAACAACTCacaatatatatctctttttctatttttggatctGTGTATTTTCGTTAGGAAACAGACTAACGAAATTTGCATGAAGTGATGAAAATTTGATCCCAACggtttaaaaaaagaaagacatgaaGTAGTTTGTGTTATGTTGTTGTTACGACAATGACCCACGTAGGATGTTTTCTGTCGGAGATCGTGGGTCCCACTTGTTCTATCTTTCCATATCTatctagagaagaagaacattATCCCAAAGACTCTTCTAATTAAAGTTCAAGTCTCCCACAAAGTATTTTTAGCTAGCATATGAAAAGCTCTGCATTGACCACGACGTCGTAGactaaaatattagaaattaaataaatgcatGTTGCATAATGATAAGAGATTGCATAAAGATATCGATATCAACtaaattttatgtttctttaacaTTAAGGTAGTTGTTCTTTTTTAAACTTCAACTCGATAAACAAGTATGTATACGTggttaactaatttaaaaatgtaaagattATAAAATTCGTTGGGTCTTGAAGCTCATGctttatattttgtatactGTATACATTTAGGCACAGCCTTGCCGCCTTAGGCGCGTCTCTCGTTTGCTTCATCTACAAAGATTTCAAGAGAACTATAAGCTATGATTTATATGATCAAGTTTCTTGTTGCACGAAAGATTAACTATGTAGCTCGTTTAAATGCTATACTTCTCCATTAACTATATATTAGCTAAGTTAACATCTTTTGTTTCTCCGAATAGGGAAAGGCAACTTGGCCAGGGTCCAAGTCCAAGTCCACGTCCAACACACGTCTTCACCTCCTATGCTGGAAGCCCATCAATCCACAAGATCGCTTAGTTAAAGACAAATTAGAATTGGCCGAGAACCATAGCAACCTCTAGTTAATCACTTTggttttggatattggtttctTGGTCTTGTAATTAACCAAACCACCCACTAAAATGAAAGTGACGTTCAAATGGAGGTGTGCATGTGCTATACGTACCAAGAACCAATATCAGAATCTATATTCCAAATGGAGATGTGCACGTTCCACGAACTTATTGAACCAGGATATAGAAAACATCCAAACCGGATTAAATCGGAACTGGAGCTTCACGGTTTTATCTTTATGTAAAAGTCTAGACAATATAATAAACTCAAAGACGTCAAATGAACAAGCACGTGGCTTTGTACCTCTATCTGCATGCAGCCATGTTGTTCACCATCCATCACTATGCGTCAAAATCCGCCCCACAaatttaatttctctcttttctcataatacaaaaagcaaaacaaaacattaccattttgctcttcctctttatctttcttcttcgtttcgaTAGCCTGATCCTatacatctctttgtttttggaataaagacgaaaaagaacaaaaaattgaaaatggtGGATCTATTGAACTCGGTGATGAACCTGGTGGCGCCTCCGGCGACGATGGTGGTGATGGCCTTCGCATGGCCATTACTGTCTTTCATTAGCTTCTCCGAACGGGTTTACAACTCTTATTTCGCCACTGAAAACATGGAAGATAAAGTCGTAGTCATCACCGGAGCTTCCTCCGCTATTGGAGAGGTACTTTTGCGTTTGCATTTCTGATATTACTTAATTTTGCATGGATGCTGAAGATCTTTTTTTCtatgaatatattaattattttcttctaattatcaAACACAAATATTAAACCAAGATCTGCTTTCTTTAGTTAATGTAATCTTCATTACAATGATAGAAAAAGGTATTAtgagtttcttgatttttgcATGGATGCTAATGATCTTGGTAATGAGATGGAACGCAGCAAATAGCGTATGAATATGCAAAGAGAGGAGCGAATTTGGTGTTGGTGGCTAGGAGAGAGCAGAGACTAAGAGTTGTGAGCGATAAGGCCAAGCAAATTGGAGCCAACcacgtcatcatcatcgctGCTGANGTTGGAAGTTACAGGTGCGGTCAACTGAACTGAGGACGTTTTGTCCCAATTCTCTTTAGGTTTCTCATATTGGTcattaacttcttcttctgcagtTCCTTTAGAGCAAATGCATCCCATAATACTTCAGGCTGATTCTTCACCTATCCGCATCAAGAACAAATATATCATGAATGGTCCCCAAGCCCCAAAATCCCAGGAACCTCAGGTTTTATCAAAATGAAGATGATCGATGATCAAAATGTTTAGTAGCCTAAATTATGCAATTGTACATCTCTTCAACCCACCAGAGATCTTTTGATCTTATATGATCCCAAATGAATGAGAAGGATCTTATACAAAACCTTTAAAGTATGTaaattcagaaaagaaaatcacaGAAAAGAAGTCTTGTGAATcaagaaacaagagagattgatgatgttttggtttattttttttccgttATCTCCACTGCAAGATGAACAAAacgttgttaatttgttttcttgcagCAAACTGTTCGTCGATAACGGAAAATACggggagagaatgagagagagagag is drawn from Camelina sativa cultivar DH55 chromosome 8, Cs, whole genome shotgun sequence and contains these coding sequences:
- the LOC109125948 gene encoding 11-beta-hydroxysteroid dehydrogenase-like 5 gives rise to the protein MVDLLNSVMNLVAPPATMVVMAFAWPLLSFISFSERVYNSYFATENMEDKVVVITGASSAIGEQIAYEYAKRGANLVLVARREQRLRVVSDKAKQIGANHVIIIAAXVGSYRCGQLN
- the LOC104707291 gene encoding probable serine/threonine-protein kinase At1g09600 — encoded protein: MGCICSKGTAEEEVNDQYEKPKENWDKTSSVQLTAPVTSNKDEFSLKSGDESSGRRKNEGLAHKPSGRASGLIVPVDDSDGKTVIVERPTRCHRRSSTADIGRGGGGGGFNMFQPFSISTVVPQSPEAELIAAGWPSWLTSVAGEAIKGWVPRGAESFEKLDKIGQGTYSSVYRARDLETGKMVAMKKVRFVNMDPESVRFMAREIHILRKLDHPNVMKLECLVTSKLSGSLYLVFEYMEHDLSGLALRPGVKFTESQIKCYMKQLLSGLEHCHSRGILHRDIKGSNLLVNNDGVLKIGDLGLANFYHPEQDQPLTSRVVTLWYRAPELLLGATEYGPGIDLWSVGCILTELFLGKPIMPGRTEVEQMHKIFKLCGSPCNDYWQKTKLPLATSFKPQQPYKRVLLETFKNLPPSALALVDKLLSLEPEMRGTASSTLSSKFFTTEPLPCDVSSLPKYPPSKELDAKVRDEEARRKKAETVKGRGPESVRRGSRDFKSTATTPEFVASGQAKDTITNRRYNPQEDSRTGLRGEMGRGDRDKGFSHTNSMIHPNIAATWSKNDSSRHNVVELKATRSSNVPMAGRYLSPSHKEDVSLEPTTTYVRKKNRMHCSGPLMPPGGNIEDILKDHERQIQEAVRKSRLEKSATKKNNNRTGAK